One genomic window of Polyangium aurulentum includes the following:
- a CDS encoding AAA family ATPase — protein MPPSRVNAVWLQPISTDPGLLVNREEELDDLVHRLEELREAQLREAHFMITGARGVGKSIFTKAVLARFEKKHPDQAVCLTVDSRGLRYRPFLNRFANKLVEAIRPRAEKFKRPGIARVLDQLALFANQNQINRTQTDTVARRYGADATLGADLLLKLQSKLTWEESRSVGQAVQLSLTVTDELLHAAITATLERLVEDDSRWMVVVFFDDLDQALPTDGEEDVAMLFRHVLDLRPCISLVHFRTEALVENVAREATEKIDLKPLTPEVLFELVRRRLEAATETVRKQFPPNTDWSAVQRLAALSGNPLVFLKWVHGLLRSQPWPPPESWTDPANLARLVFTADPFNGAEPELVRRLAETVDRCDGGRSQATLLREDLLRGCAQTDPGKARGLTEHEIDDLVKLQVLLPKHRFQPTLGYRMQPVLDLLRPSVREKL, from the coding sequence ATGCCGCCGAGCCGAGTGAACGCCGTATGGCTCCAGCCGATCAGCACCGATCCGGGGCTGCTCGTGAATCGCGAGGAGGAGCTGGACGACCTCGTGCATCGGCTCGAGGAGCTGCGTGAGGCGCAGCTCCGTGAAGCGCACTTCATGATCACGGGCGCGCGAGGGGTCGGGAAGTCGATCTTCACGAAGGCGGTGCTCGCTCGCTTTGAGAAGAAGCACCCCGACCAGGCCGTCTGTCTCACGGTCGACAGCCGCGGCCTTCGTTACCGGCCCTTCCTGAATCGGTTCGCGAACAAGCTGGTCGAGGCGATCAGGCCGCGCGCGGAGAAGTTCAAGCGACCGGGCATCGCCCGCGTCCTCGATCAGCTCGCGCTCTTCGCGAACCAGAACCAGATCAATCGAACGCAGACCGATACGGTAGCCCGGCGATACGGCGCTGACGCGACGCTCGGCGCGGATCTGCTCCTGAAGCTGCAGAGCAAGCTCACGTGGGAAGAGTCACGGAGCGTCGGACAGGCGGTGCAGCTATCGCTGACAGTGACCGACGAGCTGCTGCATGCGGCCATCACGGCGACCCTCGAACGCCTCGTGGAGGACGACTCCCGCTGGATGGTGGTCGTCTTTTTCGATGACCTCGACCAGGCGCTCCCCACCGACGGCGAGGAAGACGTGGCCATGCTCTTTCGTCACGTCCTCGACCTTCGGCCGTGCATCTCGCTCGTGCATTTCAGGACGGAGGCCCTCGTCGAGAACGTCGCGCGAGAGGCCACGGAGAAGATCGACCTCAAGCCGCTCACGCCGGAGGTGCTCTTCGAGCTCGTTCGTCGGCGGCTCGAAGCGGCGACGGAAACGGTGAGGAAGCAGTTTCCACCAAACACCGACTGGTCTGCCGTGCAGCGCCTCGCGGCGCTATCGGGGAACCCGCTGGTGTTCCTCAAGTGGGTGCACGGTCTGCTCCGATCGCAGCCGTGGCCGCCGCCGGAGAGCTGGACCGATCCGGCGAATCTTGCCCGCCTCGTCTTCACCGCGGACCCGTTCAATGGCGCGGAGCCCGAGCTGGTGCGCCGTCTGGCCGAGACCGTGGATCGCTGTGATGGCGGACGATCCCAGGCGACGCTGTTGCGCGAGGACCTCCTGCGCGGGTGCGCCCAGACGGACCCAGGGAAGGCGCGGGGCCTGACGGAGCATGAGATCGACGATCTCGTGAAGCTCCAGGTGCTTCTGCCGAAGCACCGCTTTCAGCCCACCCTGGGCTACCGCATGCAGCCGGTGCTCGATCTGCTGCGCCCGAGCGTGCGCGAGAAGCTCTGA